From the Musa acuminata AAA Group cultivar baxijiao chromosome BXJ1-2, Cavendish_Baxijiao_AAA, whole genome shotgun sequence genome, one window contains:
- the LOC135594711 gene encoding probable polygalacturonase, with translation MACTCLVRLTNASGVTVEGPMDINEWPIIDPLPSYGRGRDAAGGRYSNLIMGYNLTDVVITGNNGTIDGQGETWWKMFRNKELNYTRGYLIELMYCKQVLISNITLVNSPSWNVHPVYSSHVIVSGITILAPVNSPNTDGIDPDSSSNVRIEDCYIVSGDDCIAIKSGWDEYGIAFNMSSKHIVIRRLTCISPTSAVIALGSEMSGGIQDVRAEDITAIHSESGVRIKTTIGRGAYVKDIFVRRMNLHTMKWVFWMTGTYGQHPDDKFDPKAIPVVQNISYSNVVAENVTMAAKLEGIPGAPFTGICIYNVTAEVVKSKKPIWNCTDVEGVSSHVTPTPCAQIPEYPDRITHCPFPEDDLPVNGVGLEECAYHRAKP, from the exons atggcttgcacttgtttggtTAGGCTGACgaatgcctcgggtgtcacgGTCGAGGGTCCCATG GATATCAACGAGTGGCCGATCATTGACCCTTTGCCCTCCTACGGTAGAGGAAGAGATGCGGCTGGGGGTAGATACAGTAATCTCATCATGGGATATAACCTAACCGATGTGGTCATAACAG ggAATAATGGAACTATCGATGGACAAGGTGAAACCTGGTGGAAAATGTTCCGTAACAAAGAACTCAATTACACTCGTGGATACCTCATTGAATTGATGTACTGCAAACAAGTGCTGATTTCCAACATTACATTGGTTAACTCTCCATCGTGGAATGTCCATCCAGTGTACAGCAG CCACGTAATCGTCTCAGGCATCACAATTCTTGCACCGGTCAACTCTCCCAACACTGATGGGATCGATCCAG ACTCATCCTCCAATGTCCGCATTGAGGACTGCTACATAGTCTCAGGCGATGACTGCATCGCCATTAAAAGCGGTTGGGATGAGTACGGGATTGCATTCAACATGTCAAGCAAACACATAGTGATCAGACGGCTCACCTGCATCTCCCCCACGAGCGCTGTCATCGCCCTGGGAAGCGAGATGTCGGGAGGAATCCAAGATGTCCGGGCCGAAGACATCACGGCCATCCACTCCGAATCCGGCGTCAGGATCAAGACGACCATCGGAAGGGGAGCTTACGTGAAGGACATATTCGTGAGAAGAATGAATCTGCACACGATGAAGTGGGTCTTCTGGATGACGGGCACCTACGGGCAGCACCCGGACGACAAATTTGATCCGAAAGCCATTCCGGTGGTGCAGAATATCAGTTACAGCAACGTGGTGGCCGAGAACGTGACCATGGCCGCGAAGCTGGAGGGGATTCCCGGCGCGCCCTTCACCGGAATATGCATCTACAATGTGACGGCGGAGGTGGTGAAGTCGAAGAAGCCGATTTGGAACTGCACCGACGTGGAGGGCGTATCGAGTCACGTGACGCCCACTCCCTGTGCGCAGATTCCGGAATATCCAGATCGTATAACGCATTGCCCCTTCCCTGAAGATGATCTACCTGTGAATGGTGTTGGGCTAGAGGAGTGTGCTTATCACAGAGCCAAGCCATGA